Genomic segment of Bdellovibrio bacteriovorus:
TTGGCTAAAAAGCCGTTCATGCCGGATTCGGTGTAAATACTTTTATCCGCACCACCTGCATCAGCTGTTAGTGCAATGACCGGCGTCTGAGCTTTTTCACCTTTCAGCTGACGAATGCGTTTCGTTGCCTCAAAACCGTTTAATACCGGCATCTGGCAATCCATAAAGATCAAATCATATTTCTGATGCTGGCATTTTTCAAAAGCCACCAGACCATTGCTTGCTAGATCCACATCCAGCCCCAGTTTGCGCAGATAGTTCTGTGCTACACGTTGGTTCACTACTTGATCTTCTACAACTAAGACAGTGCCTTTAAAGATTTTTGCAAACTTCGTATCACTGAATCTAGGAATGTCCTGTTCATTTGCTATCGGCAAAGTCACCGTGAACCAGAAATTCGATCCCAGACCCACGACACTCTCGACGCCTATTTCACCCTGCATGAGATCCACAAGTTGCTTACAGATGGAAAGACCTAAGCCGGTGCCGCCCGCTTTGGCGCCATTCTTAGTTTGAAAATATTTTTGAAACAAGGAGCGCCGTTCTTCTTCCTTTAAGCCAGGGCCGGTGTCTTTGACCTCAAACTTCAAAGCATAAGAATTTCCCTGCGGAACTGCGCTGATATCCAAACTGACAAAGCCTTTGTCAGTGAACTTCACTGCATTTCCAATAAGATTCATTAAAATCTGACGAAGTCGTCCTGCATCCCCGACGAAGTATTTGGGCATTTTGTCAGAGATATGCATCTTTAAGCCCACGTTCTTTTCAGCGACCGTGGCCTTAAACATCTCAGTGATATCTCGTGCCAAGAATTTTAAATCGAAAGCCTGAGGATCTAAACTGACTTTGCCCGCCTCAATTTTTGAATAATCCAAGATATCGTTGATCAACATCAGTAAAGATTCCGCCGATCTTTTAACCGTCCCGACGTATTCTTTTTGCTCTTCATTCAGAGGCGTATCCGCTAAGAGTGTCGTCATCCCAATGACACCATTCATGGGTGTACGGATCTCATGGCTCATGGCTGCTAAAAAGTCTGATTTCTTTAAAGACGCTTCTAAAGCGGCTTCTCGGGCTCGAGCCCATTCTTGTTCAATCATTTTCCGACGACTGACGTCACGGAAAACAACAAGCGCTCCGGCGATGCCTCCGTCGATATCATTCAAGGACCGACTGCTGAGCGATATGTAAGTGCCCTGTGGGTGAGTTTCATTCTGCACAAATATTTCTAAATCATCGACTTGTTCCCCACGTAATGCGCGATAAAACGGAAGATTCTTTTGAGTGTAGATTTCACCACTAACCACATTGAAAAAACCGATTTCTTCCACACTGACTTCTGTCGCTACGTCTTTAACATGCGTGCCGATGATTCTTTGTGCTGCCGCATTGTAATGAGTGAAGGAGCCTTTACTGTCGGTGACAACCAAAGCTTCGCTCATACTATTTAAAATCGTGTCTAAAAGAATAGAGCGGGTTTGTAAGGAAGCCGCCAAAGTTTTTTGCTTACGCGCTTCCTGTTTTTGCCAGACACGACTGAAAACCAAGAGAGCCATTAAAAGACCAACGACCACTCCTAAGAATTCAATACGCTGCCAAAAAGGGGCCGAAGCCGAATTCAGAGGAAAGATTTTCGTCACTTCCGTTAAAACCGAAGCGCTGGCTGGCAAACGTATCGTCCGCCCTTGCTGTCGCTCCGTTAAAACTTTATTT
This window contains:
- a CDS encoding response regulator, producing the protein MNSASFFKTFVAKWGVELALVLFCALGVYLYQHPHFLTKVATKETPQEVVVTLHKIGEIIERAEASEKLFIHHRKAQDLADYNQQVLLLNYQMGLLTKLVTGDAALQKKAVQLNRVLHTHFESVNKVLTERQQGRTIRLPASASVLTEVTKIFPLNSASAPFWQRIEFLGVVVGLLMALLVFSRVWQKQEARKQKTLAASLQTRSILLDTILNSMSEALVVTDSKGSFTHYNAAAQRIIGTHVKDVATEVSVEEIGFFNVVSGEIYTQKNLPFYRALRGEQVDDLEIFVQNETHPQGTYISLSSRSLNDIDGGIAGALVVFRDVSRRKMIEQEWARAREAALEASLKKSDFLAAMSHEIRTPMNGVIGMTTLLADTPLNEEQKEYVGTVKRSAESLLMLINDILDYSKIEAGKVSLDPQAFDLKFLARDITEMFKATVAEKNVGLKMHISDKMPKYFVGDAGRLRQILMNLIGNAVKFTDKGFVSLDISAVPQGNSYALKFEVKDTGPGLKEEERRSLFQKYFQTKNGAKAGGTGLGLSICKQLVDLMQGEIGVESVVGLGSNFWFTVTLPIANEQDIPRFSDTKFAKIFKGTVLVVEDQVVNQRVAQNYLRKLGLDVDLASNGLVAFEKCQHQKYDLIFMDCQMPVLNGFEATKRIRQLKGEKAQTPVIALTADAGGADKSIYTESGMNGFLAKPIELQHLLEVLQRWLPAQEITLDLKALAQLESYVVKDQNLVAVLIEDLEFSAPGLISSMKKSFQEFDVTGLSEAAHALKSAAATLGAQRLAELCATVEQLTEVPSAADFITQIEEQFTTSLNELKTYLAEKKAA